One Methanohalophilus mahii DSM 5219 genomic window carries:
- a CDS encoding CBS domain-containing protein: MVVQEHNSEDSSYGGIESQIPVGDLMSRNVVSLDATCNVFEVAREMMAKGTGSVIISRESKPIGIITERDIVGKVVKQDLTPSSVPATETMSSPIIMVEASTNVIEASRLMVKSNIRRLAVNKGEDIVGIITDRDILTISPGLNTILENLIEMNRETGIPEESYLERGICQRCGSYVDELTSVNGLALCEDCREEEGYYD, encoded by the coding sequence ATGGTCGTGCAGGAGCATAACAGCGAAGACTCATCTTATGGGGGAATCGAGAGTCAAATACCCGTTGGGGACCTTATGTCCCGCAATGTTGTGAGCTTAGATGCTACCTGCAACGTTTTTGAGGTTGCCAGGGAAATGATGGCAAAAGGCACCGGCAGCGTCATAATAAGCAGGGAAAGTAAACCCATTGGCATAATCACAGAGCGTGATATTGTCGGCAAGGTGGTAAAGCAGGACCTAACACCCAGCTCTGTCCCGGCAACAGAGACCATGTCATCTCCTATTATAATGGTAGAGGCTTCTACTAACGTTATAGAAGCATCCAGGCTGATGGTAAAGTCGAATATACGTAGACTTGCAGTCAATAAGGGGGAAGATATTGTTGGTATTATTACAGATAGGGACATCCTTACAATTTCTCCGGGTCTTAACACTATTTTAGAGAACCTCATTGAAATGAACCGGGAAACAGGGATTCCTGAAGAGAGCTATCTGGAAAGAGGAATCTGCCAGCGTTGTGGTTCGTATGTGGATGAACTCACAAGCGTAAACGGGCTGGCTCTCTGTGAAGACTGCAGGGAAGAAGAAGGATACTACGACTAA
- a CDS encoding RNA ligase: MKGSEKPELDMEKTARFLGLSVSRLERLLEKRLLSRNWGKYKNLFRFETSVSGIERGSVLLQKRDGELDLILGFPKIQRAMLLEPSINNHFSEIDKLIVEEKMNGYNVRVIENAGKLIAFTRSGHVCPYSTEKVNYLLDPSFFRQYPDLVVHGEMAGPENPYVSKKVYDTQTLDFFVFDIRHKKTGQPLPVIQRRKLAASFGFKQVPFLGEFARKEAAEKIMSIIKKLGDMGHEGVVIKDLDMDLSPIKYTCSESNCADLEHAFKFYNEVGRDYLYSRVVREGFQTVEWDEDEDTMEKRCLRLGKSILSPMADSVRRVGNGEKLYDEVTLRFQNPQTLQEFEEYFRRLGIDAIFDRVGYSGGELMVNLQKLNQSTTDKTESMWEGNLW; the protein is encoded by the coding sequence ATGAAAGGTTCGGAGAAACCAGAACTTGATATGGAAAAGACAGCCCGCTTTTTAGGGCTGTCAGTCTCCAGACTGGAAAGACTACTTGAAAAAAGACTCCTGTCAAGAAACTGGGGAAAGTACAAGAATTTGTTCAGGTTTGAAACCTCCGTCTCGGGTATAGAAAGAGGAAGTGTCCTCCTGCAAAAACGCGATGGAGAACTGGATTTAATCCTGGGTTTCCCGAAAATACAGCGCGCAATGCTGCTTGAGCCTTCCATAAATAACCATTTTTCAGAAATTGATAAACTCATAGTCGAAGAAAAGATGAACGGCTATAATGTCCGTGTAATTGAAAACGCAGGGAAACTTATCGCTTTTACACGCAGTGGGCATGTCTGTCCCTATTCCACAGAAAAAGTCAATTATCTTTTAGACCCCTCCTTTTTCAGACAATATCCTGATCTTGTAGTGCACGGGGAAATGGCAGGCCCCGAGAATCCTTATGTCTCCAAAAAGGTCTACGATACACAGACACTGGATTTTTTCGTCTTCGATATACGCCACAAAAAGACTGGACAGCCCCTGCCGGTCATACAAAGAAGAAAACTGGCCGCATCCTTTGGTTTTAAGCAGGTTCCTTTCCTGGGAGAGTTTGCAAGGAAAGAGGCTGCTGAAAAGATCATGTCCATCATAAAAAAACTGGGGGATATGGGACATGAAGGGGTGGTCATCAAGGATTTGGATATGGATCTGTCACCTATCAAATATACATGTTCAGAGAGTAATTGCGCCGACCTTGAACATGCTTTCAAGTTCTATAATGAAGTGGGGCGGGATTATCTGTATTCCAGGGTAGTCAGGGAAGGTTTCCAGACCGTGGAATGGGATGAGGATGAAGACACAATGGAGAAACGGTGCTTAAGGCTTGGCAAAAGCATCCTCTCTCCTATGGCCGATTCTGTTCGAAGGGTTGGCAACGGTGAAAAACTCTATGATGAGGTTACATTGCGTTTCCAGAATCCACAAACCCTGCAGGAATTTGAGGAATATTTCCGACGACTTGGCATAGATGCTATTTTTGACCGGGTTGGATATTCAGGAGGAGAACTTATGGTAAACCTACAAAAACTCAACCAGAGTACCACCGACAAGACCGAATCAATGTGGGAAGGCAACCTGTGGTGA
- a CDS encoding CBS domain-containing protein — MSSRQKNTGNPGGTDISKDPKAYSMESIMDRGNVNFKARIAEHEGSMMAVATKDVISANPTTPIIDVIKKMSKMHFKHMPIVNAGTSKLEGIITSVDIMDLLGGGERSLFVEKKFKGNLLSAINAQVRYIMEHEVHSLRNDAHIEKAFELMIDKQIGCIPVVDNDGHLEAICTERDFLTFIRGVLTGKKVEKWQTRNVKTADAATSIWDVARTMIENKFKRVPIVRDNILVGVVTSSDILSYLGTGEAFEKLTTGNVHEAFDSPISSLLHNDLIWTIPDADLGEAAEIMLEKSIGCLPIIKDGNLEGILTERDILLALADKQ, encoded by the coding sequence ATGAGTTCCAGACAAAAAAATACCGGTAACCCAGGAGGGACAGATATCAGCAAGGATCCAAAGGCCTACAGCATGGAGAGTATAATGGACAGGGGAAATGTTAATTTCAAGGCTCGTATAGCCGAACATGAGGGAAGTATGATGGCTGTTGCAACAAAAGATGTTATTTCCGCAAACCCCACTACTCCCATAATAGATGTCATTAAAAAAATGAGCAAGATGCATTTCAAGCATATGCCTATTGTCAATGCAGGGACATCAAAACTTGAAGGTATAATCACTTCAGTGGATATAATGGACCTACTGGGTGGAGGAGAAAGAAGCCTTTTCGTGGAGAAAAAATTCAAAGGTAACCTGCTTTCAGCTATAAATGCACAGGTGCGCTACATAATGGAACATGAAGTCCACAGTCTGCGCAACGATGCACATATTGAAAAGGCCTTCGAGTTGATGATAGACAAACAGATCGGCTGCATCCCTGTAGTGGACAATGATGGTCATCTGGAAGCAATCTGCACAGAAAGGGATTTCCTTACCTTTATAAGAGGAGTACTGACCGGGAAAAAGGTCGAAAAATGGCAGACCAGAAATGTCAAAACTGCGGATGCAGCAACTTCAATCTGGGATGTTGCCAGGACAATGATTGAGAATAAGTTCAAAAGAGTTCCTATTGTCAGGGATAATATACTTGTGGGAGTTGTTACATCTTCCGACATTCTCAGTTATCTGGGAACCGGGGAAGCTTTTGAAAAACTCACCACGGGTAACGTCCATGAGGCTTTCGACAGCCCGATTAGCTCTCTCTTGCATAATGATCTTATTTGGACAATACCGGATGCTGATCTCGGGGAAGCAGCAGAAATTATGCTTGAAAAAAGCATAGGATGTCTTCCTATAATAAAAGATGGTAATCTGGAGGGAATCCTGACAGAAAGGGATATCCTGCTTGCACTGGCAGACAAACAATAA
- a CDS encoding uroporphyrinogen decarboxylase family protein, with amino-acid sequence MKDAMTPMERVLTTLGHEEPDRVPYFLLLTGHGAQLLNMHPKEYFSNGENVAQAQLKMQETYGHDCFYPFFYASLETQAWGGSTVFYDDGPPNAGKPIIESFEQIDELEVPDVMGHKGFDEVRKAINILYSQKGEEIPIIAVVMSPFSLPVMQMGFDRYFDLMYEDRKKFWTLMDLNKQFCTEWANSQLEAGATAICYFDPVSSPTIVPRETFLETGYKVAKDTIGDINGAVATHLASGRSIPIIEDLQDTGAAALGVSAMEDLTELKDRCRGKISLLGNLNAIEMRHWTAGQAENKVRQAIEKAGPGGGYILSDNHGEMVWDVSHETLLNIANAVKKYGNYPLQK; translated from the coding sequence ATGAAAGACGCAATGACACCTATGGAACGTGTACTTACAACTCTAGGTCACGAAGAACCTGACAGGGTTCCTTATTTCCTTCTGCTAACGGGCCATGGTGCACAGTTATTGAATATGCATCCAAAGGAATATTTTTCAAATGGAGAAAACGTTGCCCAGGCACAACTTAAAATGCAGGAAACATACGGCCATGACTGCTTCTATCCTTTCTTTTATGCATCCCTGGAAACCCAGGCCTGGGGTGGTTCAACCGTATTCTATGATGATGGTCCACCCAATGCAGGCAAACCCATAATCGAATCATTCGAACAAATCGATGAGCTGGAAGTGCCGGATGTAATGGGACACAAGGGATTTGATGAGGTACGTAAGGCCATCAATATTCTCTACAGTCAAAAGGGTGAAGAGATCCCCATTATCGCAGTTGTGATGTCCCCGTTTTCGTTACCTGTCATGCAAATGGGATTTGACAGGTATTTTGACCTGATGTACGAGGACAGGAAAAAGTTCTGGACATTAATGGATTTGAACAAACAATTCTGTACAGAATGGGCCAACTCACAGCTTGAAGCCGGTGCTACGGCAATTTGTTATTTTGACCCGGTATCATCCCCTACCATAGTGCCCAGGGAAACGTTCCTCGAGACAGGATATAAGGTTGCAAAAGATACAATCGGCGATATCAATGGTGCCGTGGCCACACATCTGGCTTCCGGACGCAGTATACCAATCATTGAAGACCTTCAGGATACAGGGGCTGCTGCTCTGGGAGTAAGTGCCATGGAGGACCTGACTGAGCTAAAGGACAGGTGCAGGGGAAAAATATCTCTGCTGGGCAATCTCAATGCTATTGAAATGAGGCACTGGACAGCAGGACAGGCAGAAAATAAAGTAAGGCAAGCCATCGAAAAAGCAGGACCTGGAGGCGGATATATTCTTTCGGACAATCATGGGGAAATGGTATGGGATGTCTCTCATGAGACCCTGCTAAACATAGCAAACGCTGTGAAAAAATATGGTAATTACCCCTTGCAAAAATAA
- a CDS encoding sensor histidine kinase, with the protein MESKPPIILLSNDLYYHGTGLTSNKERLKDASILNIQDFENRDPESQQEVLESHGTLYIITSANEGSLPQVLNTCDNEIYRIKAEECRDTEKYACPYILNAKLMELLLEQREAEIRKLNEQMSSYLIAMDSIYTLSSYDRKEDIINHTKEFFAMMCLPENLCYFEAHNTKAQSGIHLTDFQKKDIVAFLKSNKYYKIAPSEKSFCFRLTLQDGDEGIFVLENIAYQSRLHEFLNLTLSIRSVLTVVLENISKQNELEKSHNLLADANDMLKVINKILRHDLANNLGAIKMSLEMNETRPNPKYIQISKKAVDRSFQKINDMKGLENLIGTGKDLDCYEVKEIIEKTAGTDIEMDISIEGQCKVLADNALSSVFENIIKNAIAHGKANKMRIKMEPSGKYCHISIVDNGTGIPDEIKPKIFKEGFTEGGDSNSGLGLYISKKVIERYGGQIEVKDNTPHGAKFVLDIPSTK; encoded by the coding sequence ATGGAATCTAAACCCCCTATAATATTGCTTTCAAATGACCTCTATTACCATGGTACAGGACTCACTTCCAATAAAGAGAGATTAAAGGACGCATCCATACTCAATATACAGGATTTTGAAAATCGGGACCCTGAATCACAGCAAGAGGTGCTAGAAAGCCATGGTACTCTGTATATAATCACATCTGCCAATGAAGGATCTTTACCTCAGGTGCTGAACACATGTGATAATGAAATATATCGCATAAAGGCTGAAGAATGTCGGGACACCGAAAAATACGCTTGTCCGTATATCCTTAATGCAAAGCTTATGGAATTACTACTTGAGCAAAGGGAAGCAGAAATTCGCAAGCTCAACGAGCAAATGTCCTCTTACTTGATAGCAATGGATTCAATTTATACTCTCTCCTCATATGATCGCAAGGAGGACATTATAAATCATACAAAAGAATTCTTTGCAATGATGTGCCTGCCCGAAAACCTGTGTTATTTTGAGGCACATAACACAAAGGCACAAAGTGGCATACATCTTACTGATTTCCAGAAAAAGGATATTGTAGCTTTTCTTAAGAGCAATAAATATTACAAAATAGCCCCTTCGGAAAAGAGTTTCTGTTTCAGGTTAACTTTACAGGACGGGGATGAAGGGATATTTGTTCTGGAAAATATAGCCTATCAGAGTCGTTTACATGAATTCTTGAATTTAACTTTGAGCATTCGCAGCGTACTTACAGTGGTACTGGAGAATATTTCCAAGCAGAATGAACTGGAAAAGTCACATAATTTACTTGCCGATGCAAACGATATGCTGAAAGTAATTAACAAGATTTTGCGGCATGACCTGGCTAATAATCTGGGTGCCATAAAAATGTCCCTGGAGATGAATGAAACCAGGCCCAATCCAAAATATATCCAAATCTCCAAAAAAGCTGTTGACCGCAGTTTTCAAAAAATCAATGATATGAAAGGGCTTGAAAACCTCATCGGTACCGGAAAAGACCTTGACTGTTATGAAGTGAAGGAAATTATAGAAAAAACTGCAGGTACAGATATTGAAATGGATATTTCCATTGAGGGCCAATGCAAGGTTCTGGCGGATAATGCATTATCCTCTGTTTTTGAAAATATAATAAAAAATGCAATTGCTCATGGTAAAGCCAATAAAATGAGGATTAAAATGGAACCTTCCGGCAAGTATTGTCACATTTCTATAGTGGATAACGGCACAGGGATCCCCGATGAAATAAAGCCAAAAATCTTCAAGGAAGGATTTACCGAAGGCGGAGATAGCAATTCTGGATTGGGTCTGTATATCTCAAAAAAGGTTATAGAAAGATATGGAGGCCAAATTGAAGTAAAGGACAATACACCACATGGAGCAAAATTCGTCCTCGATATACCCTCTACAAAGTGA
- a CDS encoding EF-Tu/IF-2/RF-3 family GTPase, with translation MTKIAIIGSEGSGRTSLAAKLGKKSTAADITMYDYAKNDVVMTTIDANGYPKSVKPLVTALQLSDIALLCIPPEGPDAFAGECIMALDLMQYKHGIVVLTKADTSYPYAQEELQKNLQKILSPTTLANWEFVNLSTESFEGLDEIKEKIFELDEQVNSEYEELNDKPVRIIVDQSFNVTGIGCVVLGIVKQGTVNAKEKLTAYPADKPLEVRSIQMHDEDVKSAPAGARVGLALKGVQSKDIERGFIISEKEEVAESLVLECTLSSFASPLKLSDVPHIFTGLQSSPMRIEKIEIDGKEAEQVNASQQCTLHLNGSHEIAYRQQDRFIITNLDAKQRFTGYGFVKE, from the coding sequence ATGACTAAAATAGCAATTATCGGAAGTGAGGGAAGCGGCAGGACTTCCCTGGCAGCAAAACTGGGTAAAAAAAGCACAGCTGCAGATATCACCATGTATGATTATGCCAAGAACGATGTGGTGATGACAACAATCGATGCCAACGGTTACCCCAAATCCGTCAAACCCCTTGTCACTGCCCTGCAACTTTCCGACATAGCCCTGCTCTGCATTCCACCGGAAGGCCCTGATGCCTTTGCCGGGGAATGTATCATGGCCCTGGACCTGATGCAGTACAAACACGGGATTGTGGTGCTCACCAAAGCTGATACCTCATACCCTTACGCCCAGGAAGAGCTGCAGAAAAACTTACAGAAAATCCTGTCCCCGACTACCCTGGCAAACTGGGAATTTGTAAACCTGTCCACCGAGTCCTTCGAAGGGCTGGATGAGATCAAGGAAAAGATCTTTGAACTTGACGAGCAGGTCAATTCTGAATATGAAGAACTCAACGATAAACCCGTTCGCATAATCGTTGACCAATCCTTCAATGTCACGGGAATTGGCTGTGTGGTACTGGGAATTGTGAAACAGGGTACGGTGAATGCAAAAGAAAAACTGACAGCCTATCCTGCAGACAAACCCCTGGAAGTAAGGTCTATCCAGATGCATGACGAAGATGTAAAAAGTGCTCCTGCGGGTGCCAGGGTCGGCCTTGCCCTTAAGGGTGTCCAGTCAAAGGATATTGAAAGGGGTTTCATTATTTCTGAAAAGGAAGAGGTTGCTGAATCCCTAGTACTGGAATGTACCCTTTCCTCCTTTGCTTCTCCTCTCAAGCTATCCGATGTACCTCATATCTTCACAGGCCTGCAGTCATCGCCCATGCGTATTGAGAAGATCGAGATTGATGGAAAGGAAGCCGAGCAGGTAAATGCCAGTCAGCAATGCACACTTCATTTGAATGGCTCCCACGAAATAGCCTACAGGCAGCAGGACAGGTTCATAATCACGAACCTGGATGCAAAACAGCGGTTTACAGGTTACGGCTTTGTTAAAGAGTAA
- a CDS encoding cobalamin B12-binding domain-containing protein, with translation MDRLNKNKALDFENALLEFDRVHAEQILEDALSENNTFQVIDEIVSPALTRIGTAWDTGEIALSQNYMAGKIAEQLMDEILPAESPERIAYPKIAITTLGDYHMLGKKVVTSMLRTTGHSIKEYDSMNLDQLVEKLNEDGIDLLLTSTLMLNIALKIRELKKHMDKKGLKTKVIAGGAPFLFDDMLYREVGADYMARTSSDVYKLIDQYKEEVHK, from the coding sequence ATGGATCGTTTGAACAAAAATAAAGCTCTTGATTTTGAAAATGCATTGCTTGAATTTGATCGCGTGCATGCTGAACAAATACTTGAAGATGCCCTGTCAGAAAATAATACTTTTCAGGTAATCGATGAAATTGTGTCTCCTGCCCTTACAAGAATCGGAACCGCCTGGGATACAGGGGAAATTGCCCTTTCCCAGAATTATATGGCAGGCAAGATTGCAGAACAACTTATGGACGAAATTCTGCCTGCTGAAAGTCCTGAAAGAATTGCTTATCCCAAAATAGCCATAACTACACTTGGCGATTATCACATGCTGGGTAAAAAGGTTGTTACTTCAATGCTGCGAACAACAGGACATTCAATTAAAGAATACGATAGCATGAATCTCGATCAGCTCGTTGAGAAACTCAATGAGGATGGTATCGATCTGCTCCTCACATCAACCCTGATGCTTAACATTGCTCTGAAGATCAGGGAATTAAAAAAACATATGGATAAAAAGGGGTTGAAAACGAAGGTAATTGCCGGAGGTGCTCCTTTTTTGTTTGATGATATGTTGTACAGGGAAGTCGGGGCGGATTACATGGCAAGGACTTCCTCTGATGTATACAAATTGATTGACCAATATAAAGAGGAGGTACACAAATGA
- a CDS encoding CBS domain-containing protein produces MSGDAVYLHESDTVTHARQLMRDHFLRGIPVVNDNGKVSGMITDKDILKVASTKSNVTVAGFVNSVPQITPETDIYKAASLLLEAKLERCPVVKSSIEQNLVGIVSNTDLLGKMVNRDLSKPVREIMTSPPTTCKPTDNIGEIWSAMLENDYTGLPVVSKKGKLMGMITRRDLIKSGFARIGVREKDGSTHNQPVEKVMSTPAYSIKQDTSVKECTEKVLHYDVGRLTVDVEDKPVGIVDRSDLLRAYTE; encoded by the coding sequence ATGTCAGGGGACGCAGTGTATCTGCACGAAAGTGACACTGTGACCCATGCTCGCCAGTTGATGAGAGATCATTTTCTAAGGGGAATTCCTGTTGTGAACGACAATGGGAAGGTTTCGGGAATGATCACTGATAAGGATATTTTGAAAGTGGCATCCACAAAATCAAATGTCACTGTTGCCGGTTTTGTAAACTCGGTCCCACAGATAACACCCGAGACTGATATTTACAAGGCCGCTTCCTTGCTACTGGAAGCAAAACTTGAAAGATGTCCTGTAGTTAAAAGTTCCATTGAACAAAACCTGGTAGGAATTGTAAGCAATACCGATCTTCTTGGCAAAATGGTGAATAGGGATTTATCAAAACCTGTCAGGGAGATCATGACCTCTCCGCCCACCACATGCAAACCAACAGATAACATCGGGGAAATCTGGTCTGCCATGCTTGAAAATGATTATACAGGCCTGCCGGTGGTCTCAAAGAAAGGTAAACTGATGGGCATGATTACCAGGAGAGACCTGATAAAATCAGGGTTTGCACGTATCGGTGTAAGGGAAAAAGACGGCAGCACTCACAACCAGCCAGTTGAGAAAGTAATGTCAACCCCTGCCTACAGCATCAAACAGGATACATCCGTGAAAGAATGTACCGAAAAGGTCCTGCATTATGATGTCGGCAGATTAACAGTGGATGTGGAAGACAAACCCGTAGGCATTGTGGACAGAAGTGACCTGCTCAGGGCCTATACCGAATAA
- a CDS encoding CBS domain-containing protein: MNVSDIMSAPVYVIGTEEPVSHARKLMFRHKISTLIVVEEDEIKGIVTKSDISSRLAQAEPMWRRRPIDKIPAKMVMTAEPIITIYPDASVSQAINLMLENQINNLPVFKNKLQGIVTIGDIVRYVADRALTTKISEVLTDDAVEVHRHHTINHVIDEMEKHRVSKVIVINDMGDTVGMISTRDIALSAMEDNEGKMQSKNIKMARKPTQGGEKTYRYVKDVPLVAEDIMVELDGVVNIEDNLSDAAKVMVENNRTGLPVEKEGKIVGILSRIDIIRAA, encoded by the coding sequence ATGAATGTATCGGATATAATGAGTGCTCCGGTCTATGTGATTGGAACAGAGGAACCTGTATCACACGCAAGGAAGCTGATGTTTCGTCACAAGATCAGTACTTTGATAGTTGTTGAAGAGGACGAAATAAAGGGAATTGTCACAAAAAGTGATATTAGCAGCCGCCTTGCACAGGCAGAACCAATGTGGAGGCGGCGCCCCATCGATAAGATCCCGGCAAAAATGGTGATGACCGCAGAACCGATTATCACTATTTATCCCGATGCATCCGTATCCCAGGCCATTAACCTGATGCTGGAAAATCAGATCAACAACCTGCCGGTGTTCAAGAACAAGCTTCAGGGAATCGTAACAATCGGGGATATAGTCCGTTATGTAGCGGATAGAGCCCTAACAACTAAAATTTCCGAAGTGCTTACCGATGACGCTGTGGAGGTGCACCGCCATCATACAATCAACCATGTAATCGATGAAATGGAAAAGCACAGGGTCAGCAAAGTAATAGTGATTAACGATATGGGGGACACAGTCGGTATGATCTCTACGCGGGATATTGCTCTCAGTGCCATGGAGGACAATGAAGGTAAAATGCAGTCAAAGAATATTAAAATGGCACGTAAACCCACCCAGGGAGGCGAAAAAACATACAGGTATGTAAAAGACGTACCTCTGGTAGCAGAGGATATAATGGTCGAACTTGACGGGGTTGTAAATATCGAAGATAACCTCTCAGATGCGGCCAAAGTAATGGTAGAAAACAATCGTACAGGCCTTCCTGTCGAAAAGGAAGGAAAGATAGTAGGAATCTTGAGCAGAATCGATATAATAAGGGCTGCTTGA
- a CDS encoding CBS domain-containing protein, with protein MQVKDIMIQPISVDKADTISHALDIMEKNDTRRLLVTHSGQLVGVLTMRNLTKELGTRKKGAKPASSLHVATAVSDNFVKILPDTDIDDAITLMKKKGGVLIVTDNEDIMGWVTPQEILQNLYFDGFAGEMMIKDPVVVNPADRVSHVRHIILENNMGRFPVMDSGELQGIITEQDIAKAMKAFRELVSGNQQDARIKNLIVEDIMKMGTKTAYTNTPVAEVVDMMLENNIGGVPVLNLEEEFTGFITRRTLVDTLAK; from the coding sequence ATGCAGGTAAAGGACATAATGATACAACCAATAAGCGTAGATAAAGCAGACACTATTTCTCATGCACTGGACATAATGGAAAAGAACGATACAAGAAGGCTGCTGGTTACTCACAGTGGTCAGCTTGTAGGTGTCCTGACAATGAGGAATCTTACCAAAGAACTGGGAACCCGCAAGAAGGGGGCCAAACCTGCCTCTTCCCTTCATGTGGCCACTGCTGTATCGGATAATTTCGTGAAAATTCTGCCAGACACCGATATTGATGATGCCATTACCCTGATGAAAAAGAAAGGCGGGGTTCTGATAGTCACCGATAACGAGGATATAATGGGCTGGGTTACTCCCCAGGAAATCCTTCAAAACCTCTATTTTGATGGTTTTGCCGGTGAAATGATGATAAAGGACCCGGTAGTCGTCAATCCAGCCGACAGGGTCAGCCATGTAAGGCATATAATACTCGAGAACAATATGGGAAGGTTCCCTGTAATGGATAGCGGTGAACTGCAGGGCATAATTACCGAACAGGACATTGCCAAAGCGATGAAAGCCTTCCGTGAACTTGTATCCGGAAACCAGCAGGATGCCAGGATCAAGAACCTGATTGTAGAGGATATAATGAAAATGGGTACCAAGACCGCCTACACCAACACACCTGTTGCCGAGGTGGTTGATATGATGCTCGAGAACAATATAGGCGGAGTACCGGTACTCAACCTGGAGGAGGAGTTCACAGGCTTTATCACCCGGCGCACCCTTGTTGATACCCTGGCAAAATGA
- a CDS encoding OB-fold nucleic acid binding domain-containing protein, with protein sequence MDDIDTVYEKLEGIISREEFEAKVEEKIEEMHNLCDVQTAALLVAHNLGATDAGVETTKIADINESSSNVNFTGKAVSIFEPKEFSRDDGTTGRVGNIIVADETGSIRVTLWDDLADLLKTGDISTGKSYNISGYAKEGYSGIEVNIGRGGGISESEENVKANINLSGISDIKDGDSDVNVVGMVLDVSDVRTFQKRDGSQGRVRNITIGDETGKIRITLWDGRTELADKLENGDSVEIINGYARLNNYSQEVEIQVGNHSSLRKTDREVEFEEDYTPIADIIPGQPYSIKGAVSGMGDLKEFTRSNGSEGKVSNIYVSDETGRIRIALWDEKAELVDKVDIDTPIKIIDAFAKSGFNEEVELNAGGRSKVVVD encoded by the coding sequence ATGGACGATATCGATACAGTATATGAAAAACTGGAAGGCATAATTTCCAGGGAAGAATTTGAAGCAAAGGTAGAGGAGAAAATAGAGGAGATGCATAACCTCTGTGATGTCCAGACAGCCGCCCTGCTGGTAGCACATAACCTCGGTGCTACGGATGCGGGCGTTGAAACAACTAAGATTGCGGATATAAATGAGTCATCATCCAATGTGAATTTCACTGGAAAGGCTGTTTCTATTTTTGAACCAAAGGAATTCAGCCGTGACGATGGCACCACAGGCAGGGTTGGAAATATTATAGTAGCGGATGAAACAGGTTCGATCAGGGTAACACTATGGGATGATCTTGCAGACCTCTTAAAAACTGGTGATATCAGTACTGGTAAGAGCTACAATATCAGTGGTTACGCCAAAGAAGGTTACTCAGGAATTGAAGTTAATATCGGCAGGGGAGGCGGCATCTCTGAAAGTGAGGAAAATGTCAAAGCAAATATTAACCTCTCCGGTATATCGGACATAAAGGACGGGGATTCTGATGTAAATGTCGTTGGAATGGTTCTGGATGTATCGGATGTTCGCACTTTCCAGAAACGTGATGGTTCTCAAGGACGGGTACGCAACATTACAATCGGGGATGAAACCGGCAAGATCCGGATTACCCTGTGGGACGGGCGTACCGAACTTGCAGATAAACTTGAAAACGGGGATAGCGTGGAAATAATCAATGGCTATGCCCGGCTTAACAACTACAGCCAGGAAGTAGAGATACAGGTGGGCAACCACAGCAGTCTGCGCAAAACCGACAGGGAAGTGGAATTTGAAGAAGATTATACCCCGATTGCCGACATAATCCCGGGCCAGCCTTACTCTATCAAAGGAGCAGTATCCGGTATGGGAGACCTCAAGGAATTTACCCGCAGCAATGGAAGTGAAGGCAAGGTTTCCAATATATATGTCTCCGATGAAACGGGCAGGATCAGGATTGCGCTCTGGGATGAAAAGGCCGAACTTGTCGACAAAGTAGATATCGATACCCCGATCAAGATCATCGACGCTTTTGCTAAATCCGGTTTCAATGAAGAAGTGGAGCTCAACGCAGGAGGACGAAGTAAAGTGGTAGTTGACTGA